A segment of the Cheilinus undulatus linkage group 24, ASM1832078v1, whole genome shotgun sequence genome:
TTTAAAGCCTTTAGTACTTTACAAGAATAACATGATCTGATGTGTTGTAACTCCAAGTTCTCTTCCCCTCCCAACCAGACTTCAAGGAGGCTTTTGGTCTCTTCGACAGAGTTGGTGACAGCCAGGTGGCCTACAACCAGGTGGCTGACATCATGCGCGCCCTGGGCCAGAACCCTACCAACAAGGACGTTGCTAAGATTCTGGGCAACCCATCCGCTGAAGGTAGGCCCCTGATGCAGAGACTTGTATGAAAAGAGAACAGTACAGCAAGAAAACTCTTTAAGTCATTGACCCTTAAAAGTAGTGTTTGCTGACAAAACGATAGAGTTGGATTAGCAAGGGAATTCATTGAAGAGTAAACTTAAATTTACCCAAGTCAATGCCAGCCAAAGAAGACAGTTTAGCCAAAAGGTTAGAAAGTATTACAGCTGTTAAATTTGCAAGAACCAAGTGTACTTCATCAACATAGCTACTTCAACTCAAGATTGTTGTTGACAGCTGGTCAAACTGGCCTTTCTTTGTCCCCCAAACACAACAAACTCTAGCTTTAAACGTCCAGACTTTGACAAGGTAAAGATTGATATTACAGCATATAAGGACAAAGAAATGATTAAGTCGGAGAACTTTTAAGCTAATGTTTGCTAGCAGACAAAGAAAGATGGCAAGAACTTGGCAAGACTTGTTTCATGTAAAAGTCGGTGGAAGTAGTCTTTCTTGACCCCAAAGTAATTACCAGAAAAGTCTCAAACCTAATCTCAAACCAATCTTTTCCAACCAAAACTTTGTTTTAGCAAGGAAACAAACTTGAATTTGTTTAAAGGTTGGTCAAACtgagctttaaaaaatgtctcaaaattATCAATATTAAGTAGTTTTGCTTCAAAGAAAAAGGCTTTGAGGAAAAATAGTAAGAGAGTTAGCAAACTCCTAAGCTAATGTGTGCTAGCAAGAACTCATGGTGATTTATTAAGTTAcaggaaaacattttaaagttagcaAAATGTCAAGCTAATGTTTAGTAGCAGGAACCCAGAGTCTATTTCATTACAAAGCTAGTCATAATCATGTGTCTGTGAACCCATAACTGAACTGCTAAGCTAATGTTGGTTGCCAAACCAAGCTAGGTTAAACTAGCTAGACCcattatttatttcctttataaaGCATACCTAAACATAACACATAACTTTCTTTAAATGCCTTCTTTAATAGTTTTGTGACTACAAAGTACAGTCAAGTACTGAAACACTGAAGCAGAATTAGGACAGCTGAATTTGACGACACTTTAGCCAGTCTTTGCTAGCAGGCTAAGCTAGTTTTCATACACAAATCCCAAGTTTCCTTATTTAATGATAGAAACCCTGCTTCTTTTAACTCCTAACACTGCCTAAGAAGTAGTGTAACTTCAAATCCCGAGGACTAATGGAGATACAGAaactttcaaacattttaaacagcaaacAAATGTTAGCTAGATGACTCAGCAAAATTGTTTCAGCGTGAATCTGAAGTCTACTTTATGTTAAACTCACTTAAAATAGCGTTTTTGACCCTGAAACACTGACAGAACAGTGAAAAATACTTTGAAAGCATAGTGGCAAAAGAAGATCATTTGAAAGTTGGTGTGCTATCAAATTAACAGTAGCTGCTAAATCAAGCCATGTTAAGTTAGCAAGACCTGTAATTTGTAATCTTTAAAAATTGCTTTAACTTTCCTGTTATATGACCCCAAAACATTTATCATTAGATCTTAAAGTTTCAAAAGTATTATAAGATTGACAACTCTAAAGCAAGCTAAGCTAGGTTGTAATGCTAAAAAACAAGTGGACTAAACTTTTTTATTCCTCAAACACTGACTAAAGACTAGTGTTAACTTAAATCCTAAggacttaaaaagaaaaagagaagtgtTGAAGCATAGAATACAACTGATGTCAACTAGATGACTCAGCAAAATTGTGTTAGCAAAATGTTGAAGTCTACTTTCTTGTTAAATGAGCTTAAGTTGTGTAAGTTAACCATAACCAGTAGCAGAAACAGATTAGATACTTTGAAAACAAAATGCTAAAAGTTATTAGTTTTAAAACTAGCAAGATATTAAGCTAATGTTGATCGCCAAACCAAGCTAAGTTAAATTAGCTTGATGCATAGCTAGTTTTcttgtgaaaatgtgttttaacttCCCTTTTTGACCACACAGcatttaaaaagatgttttgaaGTTTCATGAgtattatgagataaagttaGGCAACTGTTAAGCTAATCCTTGCTAGCAGGCTAAGCTAGGTTACATGCTAATCCGCAAATGTATTTTCTTGTAATAATGTTGTAGacttatagttttttttttacccccaaaattgactaaaaaagtttaactttaaaGCCTGAAGACTTCTGTggaataaagaaatgttaaagcTTTGAGCAGATGTCAGCTAGATAACCAAAAAAACTGTATTAGCAAGAACCCTGGGTTGACTTTCTCATAGCACTTAGCACAAGCACTTAGACTATCGTTTCTTTGACCCCAGACAACTGACAGAGCGTTGTCTTAAACCACTGAAAATTCTAGCTGTCGCTCTAAGACCAACCAGTTACAGAGCTTTATTGTGCTGTTTTCACACAGACATGGCCAACAAGAGGCTCAATTTCGATGCTTTCCTGCCCATGCTGAAGGAAGTTGACGCCATGGTCAAGGGTACCTACGACGACTACGTTGAGGGTCTGCGCGTCTTCGACAAGGAGGGCAACGGCACAGTCATGGGCGCTGAGCTGCGCATTGTGCTGTCCACCCTGGGTGAGTCTCAAGTCACCTTCGCCAAATAtagaaaagcacaaaaatagcttgCTTAGCATACGGAGAATGCTAGCATGTGGGCGAAACAGACACCTGACATGGGATACTTGTGAATCCACAGGAGAGAAGATGACTGAGGCCGAGATTGATGCCCTCATGGCCGGCCAGGAGGACGAGAACGGCAGTGTGCACTATGAGGGTAAGCTCCCAGCGCACCTCAACTTGTATTTTTATAGATAAATCAAGGAAATATCCtaacattttgattttcttttgtcCAGCTTTCGTCAAGCACGTCATGTCTGTGTAAGAGGCCAGCAGTAGGAGTGCTGAAGAAACTGTAGCTCACCTACAGACAGCCTGCAGTGTTCAGGACATCGACACTGCTGTCAAAGACCAACCAAGGAAAGACAAGGACTATGTACAAGGGATGTTGAAGCAAACccatgttgttttattttgttttcctttccATTTCGTCTCAAACCCTCCTCTATCTCGGGAAATACACCATCATCGTCATCGCTCCAATGTAGACCCCCTATCACTCGGCCTCAGCTCCCCCCGGGGCACGTCTTGTCCACTCGCCGCATGAGGTGAGGAACGGGGGAGAAGGGGTGACCGCTCATCAAGTGAGGGTAGATCCCTAACCTTCCCACCGCCACCTCATTCAGTCACGACATCACTGGCCCAGCAATGCCAAAGGTGCTGGAGATATGGTCGTGGATGGACCGCCAAAAGTTCCCACTTCCCtggaaagttttatttattttcactctgtTCATGCCAGAATAAACTTTTCCAACGTACATCCCATCCGGCTGGTTTCTTGATCTCTCATTGATCCCATACCGCTGTAGTCAGTTCAATTTAAGGCCACACTAATGTATATTATAGAGACAGAATAAAATAGCTTTTCTTTTGGAAACAGCAGTTAAACTCTAAACAATTTACCGTAAAGCTTCTAATAAAAGCTTGTCTTAATTTAAGGCCTGGTCCTTTTTACTAGCCTGGTGTTGCTGCacatttttgacaaagaaaagcagaaaattaGGAGGAAAAACTACCAAAGAACACAATAAATGTAATGAAATGTCTCAAATGAGAACAGAGTAACTTCATAGACTGATTGGAATAAAAGCCCAGGCTATAATTAAAGTTTTACAGGAAGTTTATTGACGTGGCATTACACATATATGAAATTTGACTCCATGCACCTCAAAATTGGAGTCGGATTTCTTGCATGCATACAGATATAGTGTATGCACTGTCCATGCTGTCTTTAAGgttaagtaaaaataaacaggaGCATTTTGTTCATGTAAGCAGTTGAAAAAATAGGTGCATCTATAAATATATGGTGGAATGCAAGGTAAGAGTTTCTGCTTAATGTATAGGATGCAGACTCTGCAAGAAGTTATTTTTGCACTGCAAGTAGAGGGTTGAAGTGCAGTTGTTTATACACATATACTAGTCTATATTCACTCTGTATGgttttatattaataataatcgcagaaacacaacaacaaaaaggttATTTTTACCTAAACTTGCACTTTAAACTCTTAATATGTAGCAGGGTTATGGTAACAGGATTATTTTGACACCGTATTAGGGGGAGGGGTGGTTCTTGTGTATTTATTGTGTAGCATTTTTGGTCTGAAATTAGGTGTAACTGCCAAAAACTTAagtattttaacacaaatagtCCACAGAGATAGCTAAATCAAGAGACATAAAGCAAAGGAACAATAATAAAAGactgtctttctgttttttgaaAACAGCGTGGTGAAGTCTGGTTTGCTGCCTTGAAGTTTGTGCAATCTGAATGCATAGCCACATGTATTTGGGTTGATGTAGCAAGAACAAATTTTGCAACTGGTTCTTCCAACATTTTCCTACATGGATGAGGAAATCTGGTTAAGTCTTGCCTTAAAGACAAAGATTTGAATGGTACCAGGGAAGCCTGGTTGGTTGAGCAAGCGTCCACTGACAGAGAATTCAGTCCTTGCAAGTTTGAGGCCCGATCCCTCACTCTGCCTCCCAATCGTTCCTGTGTCTCTTTAATGGTCTTGTCCAATAAAGACGTAAAGCCTTAACAAGAAGAATATACCAATGATTTTGTCAACAAAGATCACCCAACTTCAGCATACAGACTGCAGTGAGTTGGTAACACCTTGAGGATTGAAAACTTGGTGGTAGACAAATTCATCATTCAGAATTTGTAATTTCCCCTATTGGGACTAATTAAGAAATATATCGTATTTTACTGCTAACACCCCATGTTGAGGTGATGCAGTTGTCCACCAAGCATCCCCTTAGTGACTGAGATGCATCAAGGGACTTCAAGctcaaatattttttgtgtcatCTTTGCTTCTGTTTGAAACATACAAGAAattgtcatcagcataaagctTTAATATTTGAATCCAGGCACATTTACACTGATAAGCTTTAATTTACCAGCGTTTTTGTGTGCTGGCTACAAGAGCTCCTGTCCTTTAAAAGATTGCTGGAAAATTGAAAAGGCAGGTTGCAATGTTAAAGGATTCTGCCCCCTTGTGGTGTAAACAACATCACATGTTCACTCCAAAAACAGCAGAGGTCATACTGCATTCATTTTGTAGTAAATGTATACATAAAGAAGTGGAAGACAAGCTTTTAGGGCATATTAACTTAGTTAACCTATAACTGGTGTACTGacctatttcatttttatatgttttccCCAACATTATAGAATTGAAAGTGCCAAATAAAGAAGAATATAAAAATATCTGGTACTTTTACCCCAAAGGGATGCTGATAGATTGCCACCCATATCAATAATTCATCTTATATGTCAGTGGTTGCCATATCTGAT
Coding sequences within it:
- the mylz3 gene encoding myosin, light polypeptide 3, skeletal muscle codes for the protein MTEFTADQIEDFKEAFGLFDRVGDSQVAYNQVADIMRALGQNPTNKDVAKILGNPSAEDMANKRLNFDAFLPMLKEVDAMVKGTYDDYVEGLRVFDKEGNGTVMGAELRIVLSTLGEKMTEAEIDALMAGQEDENGSVHYEAFVKHVMSV